Genomic segment of Aquarana catesbeiana isolate 2022-GZ linkage group LG02, ASM4218655v1, whole genome shotgun sequence:
cgagcggttttcccgataagaattggtttcgttggaaatatttagaacatgttctctttctaggtccgtcagaattttcaaaagaaaaagtccgatgaggtatACACACGAacgaatagacgatgaaaagcttccatctgacttttttctgtcggacattccgctcgtgtgtacgtggctttagacttTTAAAACCCATTTTCCTCTTCGATACCAATGCTTTTCACCGAACTGGAATTTTAAATTGCCCGCTTTTAGACACCAGATACGCTTGGCATACAGCAAACCTAATTTACTaactaaatatattatttttatggtCAAAGATCCAGCTTTAAAAGTGACCCCACACCAGGACATAATTGTGAGAAGTTTACAACCCTGCCGTTTTCCATTGCCAGTTGTGCAAATAATGAACCAATCACATTCCCTAACTTTGCCGAGTCACTGGTCTGTTGATAAGTCACTCCGCATGTGCCGATCCGCCACCAGATATCCTTATATGACCCTCCCAAACACATACTatggcatggaggggctcagtgaagttggcagtgaaggtgtggaggtgtcggatcgggtcacGCAGCTCATAAAACGAAAGCTGCCCGGCCTCGTAATCTAGATATATCCTGATTCTGTCACTGGATATATAGTAGGGTAATTGGGTTATATTACCGGCGTGTCTCACCGAATACTGAGTACCATCCATGTCCAAGCACCATGACTTGTCATTATTTCCAACCGCCGACACAGGCTTTCCCACCCTGTCTAAGCTTGGGTAACCCATGCCGAGTCTCCAGCTGTAGGTTAGCccaacatccacttcccagtagTGTCGCCCTGAGTCGAAGCTCTGGCTGCTCAACACTTGTGGATAGTCCTGGAATCTCTTTGATGTTTCTGGACGATTCTGGTTGTCATAAGTCCAGCAGGCTCTTTTGCGCTCATCTGATACCGCTACAAGATTACTGGCTGAGTTCACATCTAGCAATATGTCTGCATCCACCAACAGCTCTGGCGTCTGCTCTGAGGCCTCTAAAGTTGCTTTCCCAGATATCCTTATGCAACCCAACCATACCCATAttgcagcatggaggggctcagtgaaggtggcaGTGAAGGTATGCAAATGGCGGACTGGCTCACTCAAGGCATGAAAAGAGAGCTGACCGGCTTCATAATCTAGAAACACCCTGAATCGGTTACTAGAGATCTTCATGGGCAACTGCGTCTCATTGCTGTCATGTATTGCCGAATAACCATTCTTCAACCGCACCAAACACCATGACTTACAGTTGTTTCCAATTACCGACTGCCTTTCTGACCTGTCTATACTGGGATAGCACATTCCAACTCTCCAACTGTCTGATGCTCCGACATCTACTTCCCAGTAGTGTTGTCCCGAGAAGAATCTCTGGCAGCTTAGTACCTGAGGGCGATGGAACCTCTTTAGATTATTTGGGCGATTTTGCAGATGATAGGACCAAGAGACAGTTTTCTTATCGTGTGATATAAAAAGCTTGTTAAAAGCTGTGTCCACATCTAGTAATAAGTCTGTATTTCCAGTCACGTCCAATGTTTGCTGCACTTCCTCCATATTTGATCCTCTAGATGTGGTCACACAACCCTCCCATACACATAATGCAGCATTGAGGGGCTCGGTGAAGGAGGCCGTGAAGGTGTGTAAGTGGTGTGTTGGGTCACTCAACTCATAAAATGAGATCTTCCCAGCCTCGTAATCCAGATAGATCCTGACTCTATTATTGGAGACCTTGCCTGGTAATCTTCGCTTTTCCTTGTCATGCATCACTGAATACCGGTTACCGGACCTGACTAAACACCAGGATTTGGGGTTATTTCCAATCACCGACTGCCACTGTGTCCGGTCGAtgctggggtaacacatcccgatgATCCAGCTACGGGATTCCCCACTAACAACTTCCCATAAGTGCCGTCCAGAGGAGAAACTCTGACTACTTAGCACTTGAGGCCACTGGAATCTTTCTGGTGTCTCTGGGCGATTTTGGTGTATTACGGACCTTGATGCCATTTTCTGGTCATCTGATATATCTAGAAGGTTGCTTGCAGTATGGACATCCAGTTGAAGATCTGTAATCTCTGACAGTCCCTCCTCCATATCACATAAATCTTCTATGTCTGATTCCTCAACAAGGGGTGTCTTCCTGGACAACTCACGGATCAGACCACTGACTGAGAGTGGACCCTCGTCCCGCCTGGGGAGCATGCACAGGCCTCCCTTCTCCATAGCTCACTTGAGAttcctgtaaaaataaaaaaaaaatttactcaaAGGTTGAATAcggtaaatcaaaaaaaaaatgtaagatgcAGAACAGAAAATCCACATATGTAAGCAACAATTATGAGGGCTTCAAAAACTCAGCAGTCCAAGTACAAACATATCCTAGgacaggcaaaaaataaaataaaaaaaataggtatatgtcatattctaaaaaaaaaaaaaaaaagtagcaatacATTGCAAAATACACCTTTGAAGGAAAACTATATCTTTATATACTTATCCCCCTCACCAGGAATCTGATCCCCAAATTCCATACTCCTGCCAGATCCACAGGGACCCAAAAGTTACGAGGGTTGGGGCAAACCATATAACATTCCAGGGGGTGCCTACAAgggtcattttgtttttttgtttatatggctTCAACCATTTTTCTAGAACCTGTCACTGTTTTAGCTTAAAAATGTATTATCTAGATTGGGCTTTATTTTTTGCCTTTTACTTAATATCCATTTAAAACTACATGCCCATCTAAGACTTCCTTACAGGGTGACAACGCCGCtgtgtgatttcactgcagaacaaACAACTTTGTGACCAATGCTTACAGGAAGTGGAAGAATAAGGGATCTACTGGCAGAATCAAAAGGCTAATAAAACAATGTTATTGACAAACTGCATCATATAGGTCATTTTTGATTGTGCCCGGAGTTCCACCACTTAAAGACCAGACCTTTTTCTGACGTTGATTACTTACAAGTAAAcatctgtttttttggggtttttttgctaaaaaatcacttagaacccccaaatattatttttttttaagcagagatcctagagaataaaatggcggtcattgcaatattttatgtcacactgtatttgcgcagcggtctttaaaacgcattttattttgaaaaaatacactttgataaagttaaaaaaaaaacaaatacattaaagttagcccaatttttttgtataatgtgaaagatgatgctacgctgagtaaatagatacctaacatgtcacgctttaaattgcgcatgcttgtggaatggcgacaaactacggtacttaaaaaatctccataggcgatgttttaaacatttttacaggttacctgtttagagttgcagCGGAGGTCTAGCGCTAGATTGCTctccagtgacgtcactagggggtggcttttggggctatagccccgaatctagggcccatagccccaagtctctgcagtgGTCccgaggggggcctctctggggaccctgatgtaagtgggggactctctggtgatatatacacacacacacacgtatattactgtatatacatgtgtatgcccgcccaagcgtatgactttctttactacgttgctatgggctctagccccaaatcttttggagacctagcaactcccctgttgctctcgttctaacgatcgcggtgatacctcacttgtgtggtttgaacaccatttacatatgctttcgcttctgcacgcgagctcggagggatggggtgctttaaattattatttttttcttatttattttactgtttatttttacactgtctctttcattttttatttatttttttatcacttttatttctattacaagcagGTCTTTTTTtactcaaacaataggtgctggaactcaaccacgaccccccaaaacccctccccccacacacaccctccaaatcacatcaaatagtgggtgtggtcatatttcacaaacagtaggagggtcataaaggggcattaaatatcaggactgcattacatacagagtgcagagttcatgggggttacacacagagtgcagagctgtcacttataaatacagaaaccagacttcagtgtctacaagtgattgtggtgagcaggcaccaaagggtctgagccagaggtggttgaactgagttccaccaagttccccctgaaaaaaagccctgattacaaggaatgtaaatatcccttgtaatagaaataatcaGCAGGACAGGAACTCCTAAATGTgggatgtggggtcaaaaagacctcagacctcTCATGCAccctaaaaagcaaaaaaaaaaaaaaaaaaaagaaattttgcctttaaataaaaaaaaattcaaaaaaatcctGTCTGTCTTCTcgagaacaggaagtgatgtcagacgtcgctctggtcctccaagggcctCTTGCCCTCGCTCGACTTCCTAGCTAGACATCGGCCACACCAGATCAGTTCTGGGcttactgacggctccggtaagcacgGAAATGACTGGGAAGCggcgagagaggagggggggggcaccacTCCCaatgcctataaaagtgatcccgcaGTGAATCtgctgctgggaccacttttatctgaaaaaagAGACACTGGGGGAGTTATggtggctagctgctgccataaccctggtaattaatgtcaaagtaatgatgtatatttacagttaggcagtcggcaagtaaTTAATACTATTAATAACAAAGAGGACCATTTGACTTTGTGGCCATATCTAGTGATAGGAGTATAATAAAGTCAGGCTACTGTGAACATCTATCATATTCAGAAATGTAGCTTGtcatatttaaaggagaagtacggggggaaagctcgtttggctgtacttcttctgtggatcacaggagtgcagttcgttgtgcactcctgtgacccattttcagcagacagcgggctgaagtccgctgttggctgacatcacagagccggtccaggctcgggcaagatcgcggcactggggtcgggatccgcccacgTGACTGCACCAGCACC
This window contains:
- the LOC141126669 gene encoding uncharacterized protein, which encodes MEKGGLCMLPRRDEGPLSVSGLIRELSRKTPLVEESDIEDLCDMEEGLSEITDLQLDVHTASNLLDISDDQKMASRSVIHQNRPETPERFQWPQVLSSQSFSSGRHLWEVVSGESRSWIIGMCYPSIDRTQWQSVIGNNPKSWCLVRSGNRYSVMHDKEKRRLPGKVSNNRVRIYLDYEAGKISFYELSDPTHHLHTFTASFTEPLNAALCVWEGCVTTSRGSNMEEVQQTLDVTGNTDLLLDVDTAFNKLFISHDKKTVSWSYHLQNRPNNLKRFHRPQVLSCQRFFSGQHYWEVDVGASDSWRVGMCYPSIDRSERQSVIGNNCKSWCLVRLKNGYSAIHDSNETQLPMKISSNRFRVFLDYEAGQLSFHALSEPVRHLHTFTATFTEPLHAAIWVWLGCIRISGKATLEASEQTPELLVDADILLDVNSASNLVAVSDERKRACWTYDNQNRPETSKRFQDYPQVLSSQSFDSGRHYWEVDVGLTYSWRLGMGYPSLDRVGKPVSAVGNNDKSWCLDMDGTQYSVRHAGNITQLPYYISSDRIRIYLDYEAGQLSFYELRDPIRHLHTFTANFTEPLHAIVCVWEGHIRISGGGSAHAE